CACCTCGACATGACGCGGTCGACGCCGGACTCGAACCTGCTGCTCGGCGCGTGCTGCGCGCACCACCTCGACATCCGCGCCAACCAGTGCTTCGCGCCGCACGAGCTGGCCGAGCTCAAGCGCGACCTCCTGCTCGGCGGGCTGACCGGGCGCGGCAAGCGCCCCGATCACACCGCGCCCAACCTGGCCCGCGACATGGCCAGCATGAACGTGACCCACGCGGTCGTGCTGGGCATCGACATGGCGATCCCCAACCGCCACCCGACCGACACCCTGCGCGCCGTCGCGACGCGATCCGAGGCCACGGGCTACGGCAGCGTCCACCCGCGCTCGCCGCTGGCCAAGATCCGGTTCGAGGAGCAGGTCCACCTGGGCGCGCGCGGCATCAAGCTGCACCCGCCCAACCAGCTGTTCCGCCCCGACGCCTGGTACGCGATGCGCATCTACCGCTGGTGCGGCGCCGCCAACATCCCGGTGTTCTTCCACGCCGGCCCGGCCGGCATCGAGCCCAAGATCGGGCAGTACTGCGCGCAGATGCGCTTCTACGAGCGGCCGCTGCGCGAGCTGCCCGGCACCCAGTTCGTCCTCGGCCACGCCGGCTCGCTCCAGCACAAGGAGGCGATCGCGCTGCAGCGCCGCTACCCCAACGCCTGGCTCGAGATCTCGGGGCTGTCGCTGGCGCAGCTGCGCGAGGTCGTCACCGAGGCCGACCCGACGCGCGTGGTCTTCGGCTCCGACTGGCCGTTCTATCACCCGGTCTTGCCGCTCGCGAAGCTGATGATGGTCACGCGCGATCGCCCGCACCTGCGCGCCGCGATCCTGCACGACAACGCCGCGCGCCTGCTCGAGGCGACGAGGGCGCGCTGATCTGCGGCCGCCGCGCCGGGCGCGACAACGCCGCGCGCCTGCGCGAGGCGACGAGGGCGCGTTGATCTGCGGCCGCCGCGCCGGGCACGACAACGCCGCGCGCCTGCGCGAGGCGACGAGCGCGCGCTGATCTGCGGCCGCCGCGCCGGGCACGACGACGCCGCGCGCCTGCGCGAGGTGACGAGCGCGCGTTGATCTGCGGCCGCCGCGCCGGGCACGACAACGCCGCGCGCCTGCGCGAGGCGACGAGCGCGCGTTGATCTGCGGCCGCCGCTCCGGGCACGACAACGCCGCGCGCCTGCGCGAGGCGACGAGCGCGCGCTAGCTGGTCACGCGCCGTCGTCGGGCGCCACCGCGGGCCCGTCGGGCGCCACCGCGGGCCCGTCGGGCGCCACCGCCGCCTCGGCCGGCGCGGCCGCGAAGTGCGCGGACACCGCGGCCGCGGCCTTCTTGTTCATGCCGGGCGCGCGCGCCAGCTCCTCGACCGAGGCCGCGGCGATCGCCGCGACGGTGCCGAAGTGCCGCAGGAGCGCCTGGCGCCGGCTCGCGCCGATGCCGGGGATCTCGTCGAGCGAGCTGCGCAGCGCCGCCTTGCCGCGGCGCTCGCGGTGGAACGTGTTGGCGAAGCGGTGGGCCTCGTCGCGCAGCCGCGCCAGCAGGTACAGCTCGGCGGTGTTGGCCCGCAGCGCCAGCGGGTCCTTGACCCCGCGCACGAACACGCGGTCGGGCATGTCGCCGGCGGCGAGCTCGCGCTCCTTGGCCAGCGCGATCACGTCGAGCGCCGCGGCGTCGCCGTCGAGCGCGATGCCGAGGTCGCGCAGCGCCGCCACCGCCATCGCGAGCTGGCCCTTGCCGCCGTCGATCACCAGCAGGTCGGGCACCGCCCAGGCCGGATCGTCGCCGCCCTGGGATCGCTTGAACCGGCGCGACAGCACCTCGTACATCGACGCGAAGTCGTCGTTGCCGGCGGTCTTGATCTTGAACGTGCGGTAGAGCTGCTTGGCCGGCAGCCCGTCGACGAACGTCACCATCGACGCGACCGTGTCGGTGCCGGAGACGTGGGCGATGTCGAAGCACTCGATCCGCTGCGGCAGCCGGCGCAGGCCCAGGCGCTCGCGCAGCTTCGCGAGCGTGGCCTCGGCGTCGGCGCCCTTGTCACGGCGCGCGGTCATCGCCGCCGCGGCGTTCTTCTCGGCCAGCTCGATCAGGCGCGTGCGGGTGCCGCGCTGGGGCCAGACCAGCCGCACCTTCTTGCCGCGGGCCGCGCCCAGCCACTCGGCCAGCACCTCGGCGTCGTCGAGCGGCACCGGCACGACGACCTCGTCGGGGATGTACGTGCCCGTCGCGTAGTACTGCTGCACGAACGCGGCCAGGATCTCGGCGTCGGGCAGCTCCTGGTCCTTGTGCCCGACCGAGCGCTTGCCGACCAGCTTGCCGGCGCGCACGAACAGCACGGTCAGCTCGGCGGCGTCGCCCTCGCGGTGCAACCCGAACACGTCCTGGTCGACGAAGTCGTCCTGGACGATCGTCTGGCGCGACACGGTCTTCTCGACCGCGGCGACCGAGTCGCGCAGCTTGGCCGCGACCTCGAAGTCCTCGGCCGCGGCCCGCGCGGCCATGCGCTCGCGCAGGCGCCCGACCAGCTCGCGGTCGCGGCCCTCGAGGAACAGCACGACGTCGTCGACCTGCTCGGCGTACGCCCGCGGCTCGACCGGCAGCGCGCACGGGCCCGAGCAGCGCTTGATCTGGTACTGCAGGCACACCCGGCCGCGGTGCTCGAGGACGTGGTCGGTGCAGGTGCGGAGCTGGAAGTGGCGGTTGAGCACGCGCAGGGTCTCGCGGCACGACGTCGCCGAGTGGTACGGCCCGAAGTAGCGGGCGCCGTCGTCCTTGATGTTGCGCGCCACCTCGACCCGCGGGAACTGGCGGTGCGGCGGCGCGCCGGGCGTGGTGGCCGGCGGCCGCACCCGCAGCACCAGGTACTGCTTGTCGTCGCGCAGCTTCACGTTGAAGCGCGGCTGGTGCTTCTTGATCAGGTGGTTCTCGAGGAGCAGCGCCTCCTTCTCGTCGGTGACCACCATGGTCTCGACGTCGTGGAGCACCTTGCCCAGGAACCCGGCCGCGACGAAGTAGCGCTCGTCGCCGCCCGGCCGGAAGTACTGGCGCACGCGCACGCGCAGGTTCTTGGCCTTGCCGACGTAGATCACCTTGCCGCCCGCGTCCTTCATGACGTAGACGCCCGGGTCCGTCGGCAGGCGCGCGAGGAGCTCGTCGAAGTGCGCGGCGCGCGGGTCCATCATTCGACTCGGTGAGGTCGGCCTCGGCCCATGCCATACCAACGCTGACCGACCCGCGCAACGCCAGCGCTCGGCTCGGACGGCGGCGAGGCGGCGAGGCGGCGGGCGCCCCTGCGGGCGGCGCGGCCGGACTACAGGTGCGCGATGTCCTTGAACGTGACGAACACCATCAGCACGATCAGGAACAGCACGCCGACCATGGTCACGGTCATCTCGACCCGCGGGTTGGCGCGGCGCCGGGTGACCAGCTCGTAGCCGAGGAAGGCCAGGCGACCGCCGTCGAGGGCCGGCAGCGGCAGCAGGTTGAACAGGCCCAGGTAGACGTTGAGCATCATCAAGAGCTCGAGGCCGTAGATCAGCCCTGAGCCGAACGCGCCGGAGAACTCGTTGAAGATGCCGACCGGGCCGGTGACGGTGACCTTGGCCTCGCCGCGGATCGCGGCGTAGAGCCCGCCGACGATCTGCTTGGTCTGGACCCACGGGTAGCGCACCGCCTCGACCGCGGCGGTGCCGACGCCGACCTCGCCGCGGGTCTCGAGCGCGATGCCCATGCGCCAGACCTTGATGGTCTCGCCGGCCGCGTTCTTGACCTCGACCTCCGCGGTCGGCACCTCGAGCGGGACCCGCTGGCCCTTGCGCTCGACCACCAGCTTCATCGGCACGCCCTTGGCGTCGTTGGTCAGCACCGCGAGGGGCTTGTCGTCGGGGCCGGCGCCGCGCAGCTTGAGCGGCTGGCCGTTGGCCTCGACGATCACGTCGCCGGGCTGGAGGATGCCGTGGGCCGGCGCCTTGGGATCGACCGCCGACACCTTGTAGTGATCGGCCCAGCCCGGGATGCCGGCGCAGCTGTAGATGCCGAACGCCATGACCACGGCCGTGAGGTAGTTGGTGCCCGGCCCGGCGAAGATGGTCGCGATGCGCTGCCACACCGGTCGGTTGGGGTAGGCCTCGCGGTCGTCGGGGTCGACGTCCTCGGCGATGTTCATCCCCTTGATCTCGACGAAGCCGCCGAACGGGATGGGCGCGAGCTGGAACTGCGTCCCCTTCTTGGACCGCCACTTGGCGATCGCCGGGCCGAACCCGATCGAGAAGCGCTCGACCCGCATGCCGCACCAGCGCGCGACGAAGAAGTGCCCGGCCTCATGCACGATGATGAGCATGCCGAGCGCGAGGATCGCGCCGAAGTAGATCATGTCGCCGCTGACTATAGCAGCCCGGTCGCGGTCACGACGGGCGCGTGGTCGACGACGGCGCGCGGCGCGGCAAGAACGCCGAGAACCAGCGCGGCCGGGCCGCGCTCGCGGCCTCGACCTGCTGGACGTCGATGCGCAGCCCGCCGGCGGCGAGCCGGCGCGCGAGCCGACGCTGGCGCGCGTCGCGGAAGCCGCGCAGGCCCGTGGTCGCGGGCAGCGCGCGCACGCGGTTGGCGACGATGAACGCGTCGTGCATCACGACCGCGTCGACCGCGCCGTCGCGGACCGACAGGATCGCCTCGGTGGCGCCGGCCATCGGGCCGAGCACCTTGTGCGGATCGATGATCCACAGCACCCGGCCCTGGGCGCGGGCGGCGCCGGCGTCGGCGCCACGGCCGCGGCGCGGCGCGTGGATGACGCGCAGCTCGGGCACGCGGGCGCGCTGGAGCGCGAGCACCGCGTGGGAGTTGTCGCCGGAGTCCTCGTCGACCGCCAGGATCTCGAAGGACAGGCCCAGGGTCCGCAGCTCGCTCGCGAGCCGCTGCACCGCCGGACCGATCGCGTCCTCGTCATCGCCGAAGGGCAGCACGACCGAGACTTCGTAGCAGGACGACATCAAGCTGACGTACCGCAGCAGCTTCTGTGCCGGGAACGTGACGCGCCGGCGACGCTGGACGACCACCGCAACCGCCCGGACTCGCTGGCGCCGGTCGTGTCAGTGATCGCATGGCCCGACCATCGCGCCGTCAGCTTGCGTCGAAGTTCGCGCACATGGTGCGCAGCCGGCTACGCACCTACCGCCCCCAGTGCCCGTCGAGCCGCGGCCCTACCGCGCTCCAGCCGAGCGTGGGGACGGGGTCGATCGGCGCGCGCGCGGCGGGCTCGATCGCGGCCGCGAGGGCGTCGACGTCCCCCGGCGGCACGACGTGCGCCCCGAGCAGCGCGAGCGACGACAGCCCGCCGGTCGCGGTGACCACCAGCGGCACGCCCGCGGCCAGGGCCTCGAGCGCGGCCAGCGGTGTGCCCTCGTGGCGGCCATCGGCGGTGGCGATCGACGGCACCGCGACCACGTCGGCGTCGACCAGCGCGCGATCGCGCGCCGCCGCGTCGAGCCAGCCGTCGAAGCGCACGCGCGCGGTGATCCCGAGCGCCGCGGCGCGCTCGATCAGCGCCGACCTCGCCGGACCGTCGCCCGCGATCCGGAGCCGCACGTGCGCTGGCAGCCGCGCCAGCGCGGCCAGCGCGACGTCGACGCCCTTGATCGGCACCAGGCGGGCGAGGACGACGACGGTGATCGTCGTCCGGGTCGGCCGCGCGGCGCGCGCGGCCACGATGGCCGCGGTCGCGGCGTCGTCGACGCCCATCGGCGAGACGATCGCGTGGGCCCGGGCCGCCGGCCACGCCGCCGCGACCGTATCGAGGATCGCCGGCGACACGCACGCCAGCCGCCCGCGCCGCAGCGCCAGCGCGCGCAGCGTCGGGCCGAGCAAGCGGCGGCGCGCCAGCAGGTGCACGTCGCCGCCGTGCGCGATGGCCAGGAGCGGCCCGCGGGTCGGCAGGGCGGCCCACGCCGACGGCGCCAGCCAGTGCGCGGCCACGGCGTCCCAGCGTCGCGCCCGCCCCGCCACCGTCAGGCTCAGGCGGGCGGTGAACCCGACCGCGCCGCGTCCGCCACCAGCCGCCAGCGCCTCGGGCGCGCCCCCGGCGTAGAACAGCCCCGGCGGGGCCGCGACGCGCGTCACCTGCTCGGCGCGATCCCAGCGCGCGTCGATCTGGGCGTCGCCGGCGGCGATCACCTCGACCTCGGCGCCGGTGCCGCGCAGGTAGGCGACGTGTCCAGCGACGAAGCTCCCGGCCGCATCCCCGGGCCAGCGGGGGTACGAGGTCGTCACGACGCCGATCCGCATCCACGCGACCGTACAGGGTTTGGGTGCGCGCGGAAGATCGCGCGCGCACGCTATGGCGGCGCGCACGCCATAGCGGTCACCGCGCGAGCGCCGACCGCCGCGCGGCCCGCCGGCGCTACGCCGCGATCGACGTACGATCGGGCGTCGCCAGCGCCGCCAGGTTGGCGCGAGGCGGCTTGCTCGCGTAGTCGTAGAGGCCGACCTTGGTCTTCCGGCCGAGCTGACCCGCCTGCACCAGGCGGCGCAGCAGCGCCGGCGGCCGATAGCGGTCGTCGCCGAACTCCTTGTAGAGCAGCTTCGCCATCGCGTAGACGACGTCGAGGCCGATCAGATCCGACAGCGCCAGCGGCCCCATCGGATGACCGCAGCCCAGGCGCATCGCGGTGTCGATGTGCTCGGCGCCGGCGAGGCCCTGCTCGTACGCGGCGATCGCGCCCAGCAGCATCGGCACCAGCAGGCGGTTGACGACGAAGCCGGTCGAGTCGAGCACCGGCACCGCGGTCTTGCCGAGCCGCGTGACGAACGCCTCGCACGCCGCGAGCGCGTCGGCGTCGGTGTCGGGCAGGTGCGCGATCTCGACCAGGTTCATCGCCGGCACCGGCGAGAAGAAGTGCAGGCCGAGCGTGCGGCGCGTCCGCAGCCCCGCCGACAGGTCGGCGATCTTCAGGGTCGAGGTGTTCGACGCCAGGATCGCGGTCGGGTCCATGATCGTGTCGAGCCGCGTGAACAGCGCGCGCTTGGCCGCGAGGTCCTCGACGATCGCCTCGATGACCAGGTCGCACCCGGCCACCGCGGTCTCCTCCAGCGCGACCGTGATGCGGGTCAGCGCGGCCTCGGCGTCGGCCGCGGCCAGCTTGCCCTTGGCGACCCGCGCCGCCATCGCCGCGCCGATCCGGGCGTGGACCGCGGCAGGGTCGCCCCCGGTGGCCTTCACCAGGACGACCGGCAGGCCGGCCAGCGCCGCGACCTCTGCGATCCCCGCTCCCATCAACCCGCTGCCGACGATACCGATCTTGTGCAGTTCAGACATCAGATCCTCCTGTACAAGAGAAACAATAATGTACCAGGAACGTTTTGTCAATCTGTAACATATTGATTTATATTGACAATATGATTTACAAGTTCACGAATTGGTCAATGCATTCACATTGCATGTAAACACACAACGCATTGCGCTATCCGGAGCGGGACCGAGCGCGGGCTGGGGACAGAGCCGACGTTCCGGAGCCGAATCCGGACCCCGAACCGGACCCCGAACCGGAGCCGGAGCCGGAGCCGGAGCCGGAGCCCGGAAGTCGCAGCCGCGGAAGGACTCGCCCTACTGCGGCCGGCCGCCGTCGAACCACACCTTCCACCCCGACGTCGGATCCTTCTTCCACACCGTCACGTAGCTGCCGGCCCCCACCTGCTCGCCGGCCAAGGACAGCACCTCGAACGTCCCGACCGCGAACGCGACGTCGCCGCGGGCGCGCGTCACCTTCGGCGTCCAGACCAGCTGCGCGCCCGCGAACAGCTGCGTCATCTCCGCGCGGATCGCGTCGTGGCCGCTGACGAGCGCGCCGCCGCTGAGCTCGGCGCCGTCGGCCGCGAACCACTGCACCCAGGCGTCGGCGCCGCGCTCGGCCGAGTCCTTCGCGAACAGCGCCTCGAGCGCGGCGATCTCACCGGCGGCGGCGGCGGCGACGGGCGCGCTGCGCTCCCACGCCAGGCCCGGCGGCTCGGCGCCGGCCAGCGCGCCGTCGGGGCCGCGCCGCAAGGTCAGCGTGGCGGTGCCGGCGTCGTCGCTGGTGAACAGCGCCGCGGTCGCGCCGATCTCGGCCGCGCGGAGCTCGATCGACGTCGGCGCCGCGCCCGGGACCAGGCGCACGCTCCACGCCCGCGGCGTCGCGTCGGTCGCGCTGGTCTCGTCGAAGATCCAGACCCGCGCGCCGCCGTCGTCGCCCAGCCACACGCCGTAGCGCGCGCCGCGGCTGG
The genomic region above belongs to Myxococcales bacterium and contains:
- a CDS encoding amidohydrolase family protein → MTPTDDAVTADDDLPLRFATRNALAALPWFEIDHGEIVVADPTIGPIIDTHTHYALPTLSIHHLDMTRSTPDSNLLLGACCAHHLDIRANQCFAPHELAELKRDLLLGGLTGRGKRPDHTAPNLARDMASMNVTHAVVLGIDMAIPNRHPTDTLRAVATRSEATGYGSVHPRSPLAKIRFEEQVHLGARGIKLHPPNQLFRPDAWYAMRIYRWCGAANIPVFFHAGPAGIEPKIGQYCAQMRFYERPLRELPGTQFVLGHAGSLQHKEAIALQRRYPNAWLEISGLSLAQLREVVTEADPTRVVFGSDWPFYHPVLPLAKLMMVTRDRPHLRAAILHDNAARLLEATRAR
- the uvrC gene encoding excinuclease ABC subunit UvrC; this encodes MMDPRAAHFDELLARLPTDPGVYVMKDAGGKVIYVGKAKNLRVRVRQYFRPGGDERYFVAAGFLGKVLHDVETMVVTDEKEALLLENHLIKKHQPRFNVKLRDDKQYLVLRVRPPATTPGAPPHRQFPRVEVARNIKDDGARYFGPYHSATSCRETLRVLNRHFQLRTCTDHVLEHRGRVCLQYQIKRCSGPCALPVEPRAYAEQVDDVVLFLEGRDRELVGRLRERMAARAAAEDFEVAAKLRDSVAAVEKTVSRQTIVQDDFVDQDVFGLHREGDAAELTVLFVRAGKLVGKRSVGHKDQELPDAEILAAFVQQYYATGTYIPDEVVVPVPLDDAEVLAEWLGAARGKKVRLVWPQRGTRTRLIELAEKNAAAAMTARRDKGADAEATLAKLRERLGLRRLPQRIECFDIAHVSGTDTVASMVTFVDGLPAKQLYRTFKIKTAGNDDFASMYEVLSRRFKRSQGGDDPAWAVPDLLVIDGGKGQLAMAVAALRDLGIALDGDAAALDVIALAKERELAAGDMPDRVFVRGVKDPLALRANTAELYLLARLRDEAHRFANTFHRERRGKAALRSSLDEIPGIGASRRQALLRHFGTVAAIAAASVEELARAPGMNKKAAAAVSAHFAAAPAEAAVAPDGPAVAPDGPAVAPDDGA
- a CDS encoding site-2 protease family protein; this translates as MIYFGAILALGMLIIVHEAGHFFVARWCGMRVERFSIGFGPAIAKWRSKKGTQFQLAPIPFGGFVEIKGMNIAEDVDPDDREAYPNRPVWQRIATIFAGPGTNYLTAVVMAFGIYSCAGIPGWADHYKVSAVDPKAPAHGILQPGDVIVEANGQPLKLRGAGPDDKPLAVLTNDAKGVPMKLVVERKGQRVPLEVPTAEVEVKNAAGETIKVWRMGIALETRGEVGVGTAAVEAVRYPWVQTKQIVGGLYAAIRGEAKVTVTGPVGIFNEFSGAFGSGLIYGLELLMMLNVYLGLFNLLPLPALDGGRLAFLGYELVTRRRANPRVEMTVTMVGVLFLIVLMVFVTFKDIAHL
- a CDS encoding glycosyltransferase, with amino-acid sequence MSSCYEVSVVLPFGDDEDAIGPAVQRLASELRTLGLSFEILAVDEDSGDNSHAVLALQRARVPELRVIHAPRRGRGADAGAARAQGRVLWIIDPHKVLGPMAGATEAILSVRDGAVDAVVMHDAFIVANRVRALPATTGLRGFRDARQRRLARRLAAGGLRIDVQQVEAASAARPRWFSAFLPRRAPSSTTRPS
- a CDS encoding glycosyltransferase; the protein is MRIGVVTTSYPRWPGDAAGSFVAGHVAYLRGTGAEVEVIAAGDAQIDARWDRAEQVTRVAAPPGLFYAGGAPEALAAGGGRGAVGFTARLSLTVAGRARRWDAVAAHWLAPSAWAALPTRGPLLAIAHGGDVHLLARRRLLGPTLRALALRRGRLACVSPAILDTVAAAWPAARAHAIVSPMGVDDAATAAIVAARAARPTRTTITVVVLARLVPIKGVDVALAALARLPAHVRLRIAGDGPARSALIERAAALGITARVRFDGWLDAAARDRALVDADVVAVPSIATADGRHEGTPLAALEALAAGVPLVVTATGGLSSLALLGAHVVPPGDVDALAAAIEPAARAPIDPVPTLGWSAVGPRLDGHWGR
- a CDS encoding 3-hydroxyacyl-CoA dehydrogenase family protein — its product is MSELHKIGIVGSGLMGAGIAEVAALAGLPVVLVKATGGDPAAVHARIGAAMAARVAKGKLAAADAEAALTRITVALEETAVAGCDLVIEAIVEDLAAKRALFTRLDTIMDPTAILASNTSTLKIADLSAGLRTRRTLGLHFFSPVPAMNLVEIAHLPDTDADALAACEAFVTRLGKTAVPVLDSTGFVVNRLLVPMLLGAIAAYEQGLAGAEHIDTAMRLGCGHPMGPLALSDLIGLDVVYAMAKLLYKEFGDDRYRPPALLRRLVQAGQLGRKTKVGLYDYASKPPRANLAALATPDRTSIAA